A genome region from Lentimicrobiaceae bacterium includes the following:
- a CDS encoding GNAT family N-acetyltransferase yields the protein MNLPSDFTFEKYGLQLRFVNENDAEFIVKLRTNPKLGRFIHSTSSDIELQKKWIRDYKQRESEGKDYYFIFFKGGQPVGLNRIYHIEEDRFTSGSWVFEQNAAFECSIASALIVRIIAFDILGKEIEFGVEGCHVDNKKVIKFNLMIGLKIKGTRIEENGEYYTFNLTKQDFEKNKPKIERLIGFTNI from the coding sequence ATGAATTTACCTTCAGATTTTACTTTTGAAAAATATGGATTACAATTAAGATTCGTAAACGAAAATGATGCAGAATTCATTGTCAAACTTAGAACAAATCCAAAATTAGGTCGTTTTATACATTCAACATCTTCTGATATAGAGTTGCAAAAAAAATGGATTCGTGATTATAAACAAAGAGAATCCGAAGGCAAAGATTATTATTTTATTTTTTTCAAAGGAGGCCAACCAGTTGGCTTGAACAGAATATATCACATTGAAGAAGACCGATTTACAAGTGGAAGCTGGGTGTTTGAGCAAAATGCAGCTTTTGAATGTTCTATTGCTTCAGCCCTGATTGTAAGAATTATCGCTTTCGATATTCTTGGAAAAGAAATAGAATTTGGGGTAGAAGGATGCCATGTTGATAACAAGAAAGTTATTAAATTTAATTTAATGATTGGATTGAAAATCAAGGGTACAAGAATCGAAGAAAATGGAGAATATTACACATTCAACCTAACAAAACAAGATTTCGAAAAAAATAAACCCAAAATTGAAAGGTTAATAGGTTTTACTAATATTTAG
- a CDS encoding lipopolysaccharide biosynthesis protein, with protein sequence MSKKTIKQQTISGMLWSSIQRFGSMGISFIANLILARILSPEDFGCIGILTVFIAIAGIFVDSGFGAALIQKKNPSQEDYSTIFYLNLTISVILYLILFYCAPAIARFYEIPSLSNLLKVLSIILFLNSFSIIQDNQLRKQLNFRLLSIVYLVSAIIGAVCGIASAYLGYGVWSLVINGLVNAFFRSVLLWGFSKWYPLFVFSKQSMKELFAFGGFIFANSLVYTLRNNIQALIIGKLFLSRDLGFYVQARKLEEIPTNSISGIIQQVTFPVYSKIQDDKEKLKFAQQKSVKSLAYICFPIYVLLIVIANSLFELLFTTKWLESVPYFQILCIGAFAYSLLNVNASIVTASGKSALFFKWNLITSILIFILIGIGSFFGIKGLLYATVLGAWFLYYINVWLASMYTKYTFLEQLKDLFPMLALSIIIGVATWFLGKYLSINYIIVLFIQIIIFVTSYLGLSYFLKIEAFFSFLSIIKDFIKQSK encoded by the coding sequence ATGTCCAAAAAAACAATAAAACAACAAACAATATCCGGAATGTTATGGAGCAGTATCCAACGATTTGGTTCAATGGGTATTTCCTTCATTGCAAATTTGATTCTTGCAAGAATACTATCCCCCGAAGACTTTGGTTGCATTGGGATTTTAACAGTTTTTATCGCAATAGCCGGTATTTTTGTTGATTCGGGTTTTGGAGCAGCTCTAATTCAAAAGAAAAATCCCTCTCAGGAAGATTATTCAACAATTTTTTATCTAAATCTTACTATTTCTGTTATTTTATACTTAATTCTTTTCTATTGCGCCCCAGCTATTGCCCGATTTTATGAAATTCCTTCCCTGAGTAATTTATTAAAAGTATTGAGTATTATTTTATTTCTCAATTCCTTTTCAATAATACAAGATAATCAATTACGCAAACAGCTAAATTTCAGATTATTATCCATTGTTTATTTGGTATCTGCAATAATTGGTGCAGTATGCGGAATTGCTTCTGCTTACTTAGGATATGGCGTATGGAGTTTGGTAATTAACGGTTTGGTAAATGCTTTCTTTAGAAGTGTTTTATTATGGGGATTTAGCAAATGGTATCCTTTATTTGTGTTTAGCAAACAATCTATGAAGGAATTATTTGCTTTTGGTGGTTTCATTTTTGCCAATAGTCTTGTTTATACACTACGTAATAATATTCAAGCTCTTATAATCGGAAAACTTTTCTTATCGCGTGATTTAGGGTTTTATGTACAAGCAAGAAAATTAGAAGAAATACCGACAAATAGTATATCAGGTATTATTCAGCAAGTAACTTTCCCAGTTTACTCAAAAATTCAAGATGATAAAGAAAAATTAAAGTTTGCACAACAAAAAAGCGTAAAATCATTAGCTTATATATGCTTTCCAATTTATGTTCTACTAATAGTAATTGCAAATTCATTATTTGAATTATTATTTACCACAAAATGGTTAGAATCAGTACCATACTTTCAAATATTGTGTATAGGAGCTTTTGCATATAGTCTGTTAAATGTAAATGCAAGTATTGTAACTGCTTCCGGTAAAAGTGCTTTATTTTTTAAATGGAATTTAATTACATCTATACTTATTTTCATTTTAATTGGAATTGGTTCATTCTTTGGAATTAAAGGTTTGCTTTATGCTACTGTTTTAGGAGCATGGTTTCTTTATTACATTAATGTATGGTTAGCGTCTATGTATACAAAATATACATTTTTAGAACAATTGAAAGATTTGTTTCCTATGTTAGCACTTTCTATCATTATTGGTGTTGCAACTTGGTTTTTGGGAAAATATTTAAGCATCAATTATATAATTGTTCTTTTTATCCAAATAATTATTTTTGTAACTTCTTATTTAGGACTATCATATTTTTTAAAAATTGAAGCTTTTTTCTCTTTTTTATCAATAATCAAAGATTTCATTAAGCAATCAAAATAA
- a CDS encoding FdtA/QdtA family cupin domain-containing protein, producing the protein MSISEVKLINLPKFEDPRGNLTFIEQEKHIPFKIKRVYWIYDVPGGQTRGGHAFKEQQEIVVALSGSFDVEIHDGITEKRFHLNRSYFGLYIPQKLWRFMDNFSTNSVALVLSSTFYQEDDYIMDYESFKSFKKP; encoded by the coding sequence ATGTCAATTTCTGAAGTTAAACTTATAAACCTTCCAAAATTTGAAGACCCACGTGGTAATCTGACATTTATTGAGCAGGAAAAGCACATACCATTTAAAATCAAACGGGTTTATTGGATCTACGACGTTCCAGGTGGACAAACCCGTGGTGGTCATGCTTTTAAAGAGCAACAGGAAATTGTGGTTGCCCTTTCCGGTAGTTTTGACGTGGAAATTCATGATGGAATTACTGAAAAGCGCTTCCATTTAAATCGTTCTTATTTCGGATTGTATATTCCCCAGAAACTTTGGCGTTTTATGGATAATTTCAGTACCAACTCTGTTGCCTTAGTTCTTTCTTCGACTTTTTATCAAGAAGATGACTACATCATGGATTATGAATCATTTAAATCTTTTAAAAAGCCATGA
- a CDS encoding MaoC family dehydratase N-terminal domain-containing protein: MLKVGDSTTEKVVFSKDEVIAFVKLIGDPNPVHLDEEYAKNSYFKRLAVQGMHAASTFSRVIGERFPGEASINIYREFTFIRPIYINEEYIMTFKVVNVNTETHVGTIKCRFINAQGKICIDCLTRIKNPIQFI; this comes from the coding sequence ATGTTGAAAGTTGGAGATTCTACAACTGAAAAAGTTGTTTTTAGCAAAGATGAGGTAATAGCTTTCGTAAAGTTGATAGGCGACCCAAATCCCGTTCATTTAGACGAAGAATATGCCAAAAATTCTTATTTTAAACGTTTAGCTGTTCAAGGGATGCATGCTGCTTCAACTTTTTCACGAGTCATTGGTGAAAGATTCCCAGGCGAAGCAAGTATAAACATTTATAGAGAATTCACTTTTATTCGCCCCATTTATATCAATGAAGAATATATAATGACATTTAAAGTCGTGAATGTTAATACAGAAACACATGTAGGAACTATTAAATGCCGTTTTATAAATGCTCAGGGAAAGATATGCATTGATTGTCTGACAAGGATCAAAAACCCGATACAATTTATTTAA
- a CDS encoding FdtA/QdtA family cupin domain-containing protein, translating to MKKVNVFDCSVVELPRNIHRNGNISIAENLKNLPFEIKRVFYIYDIPGGEDRGAHAHKICHQFLIAASGSFEIELDDGINKRTIVLNRPYFGLHIPPGIWAAEKSFSSGAVCLVLTSEVYQDFDYIRSHDDFINYIKLLK from the coding sequence ATGAAAAAAGTAAATGTTTTTGATTGTTCTGTAGTTGAGTTACCAAGAAATATACATAGAAATGGAAATATTAGTATTGCGGAAAATTTAAAAAATTTACCATTTGAAATTAAACGAGTATTTTACATTTATGATATTCCAGGTGGGGAAGATAGAGGAGCACATGCCCATAAAATATGTCATCAGTTTTTAATTGCTGCAAGTGGTAGTTTTGAAATAGAATTAGATGATGGCATAAATAAAAGAACTATCGTATTAAATCGTCCATATTTCGGTCTACATATACCACCTGGGATTTGGGCTGCTGAAAAATCATTTTCTTCTGGTGCAGTTTGTTTGGTACTTACTTCCGAAGTATATCAGGATTTTGATTATATCCGAAGCCATGATGACTTTATTAACTACATTAAATTATTAAAATGA
- a CDS encoding phosphopantetheine-binding protein, which yields MELNDFVQVFARQFDDTPAEEFTPSTVFKEIEEWGSLVALSVIAMIDEEFEKRVTGADLRGVSTIEDLYNLIQKK from the coding sequence ATGGAACTAAATGATTTTGTACAAGTATTTGCCAGACAGTTTGATGACACTCCGGCAGAAGAATTTACTCCTTCAACAGTTTTCAAGGAAATTGAAGAATGGGGATCCTTAGTTGCACTTTCTGTCATTGCTATGATAGATGAAGAATTTGAAAAAAGGGTAACAGGTGCAGATCTAAGAGGGGTAAGTACCATTGAAGATTTGTATAATCTAATTCAAAAAAAGTAA
- a CDS encoding ketoacyl-ACP synthase III — MSFLSVKNVKIKGMAACVPERVEENKDYTLLPKEEIEKYIQTTGVERRHCAVHDGSICTSDLCQKAAEKLIADLGWDKSEIGLLIFVSHTTDYKLPATACVIQDKMGLPTSCLAFDITLGCSGFLLGLGTIGSILQCGTIKKALLMVGNTQSVYASYEDRSMYLLLGDAGTVTALEYSQEDSDTMDFHYLTDGSGRASVIVPDGGCRNPVNEKSFIMEDFGDGIKRTRLHEKMDGVEVFSYAMSNVPKSVFQLKKQFPYDDESIDYLLLHQANKYLCEKLRKKLNFPAEKVPYNINEFGNTSGATIPLLMVTNLGKKLQENKLDLLMTTIGVGYSISSARINMGKIICPELMYL, encoded by the coding sequence ATGTCATTTTTAAGTGTTAAGAATGTAAAAATTAAGGGAATGGCTGCTTGTGTTCCCGAAAGAGTAGAAGAAAACAAAGACTATACTCTTTTACCAAAAGAAGAAATTGAAAAGTATATTCAAACTACAGGAGTTGAACGTCGCCATTGTGCAGTTCACGATGGTTCAATTTGTACATCTGATTTATGTCAAAAAGCAGCTGAAAAATTGATTGCCGATCTCGGTTGGGACAAGTCAGAAATTGGATTGCTAATTTTTGTTTCACATACCACCGACTATAAATTGCCTGCTACTGCCTGTGTAATACAAGATAAAATGGGTTTGCCAACATCTTGTTTAGCTTTTGACATAACACTTGGCTGTTCCGGTTTCCTTCTTGGTTTAGGCACCATAGGAAGTATATTACAGTGTGGCACCATTAAAAAGGCTTTATTGATGGTGGGAAACACACAATCAGTATATGCAAGTTATGAAGACAGAAGTATGTACCTCTTACTTGGTGATGCCGGCACAGTAACAGCATTGGAATATTCTCAAGAAGATTCTGATACTATGGATTTTCATTATTTGACTGACGGCTCAGGCAGAGCTTCGGTAATTGTTCCGGATGGAGGATGCAGAAATCCAGTAAATGAAAAATCATTTATAATGGAAGATTTTGGCGATGGAATAAAACGTACACGACTTCATGAAAAAATGGATGGGGTTGAAGTATTTTCCTATGCAATGTCAAATGTTCCAAAGAGCGTATTCCAACTTAAAAAACAATTTCCTTACGACGACGAAAGCATTGATTATTTGCTACTTCACCAAGCTAATAAATATCTATGTGAGAAATTACGGAAAAAATTAAATTTTCCCGCAGAAAAAGTACCCTACAATATTAATGAGTTTGGTAATACAAGTGGGGCAACTATTCCTCTGTTAATGGTAACAAATTTAGGAAAAAAGCTACAGGAAAACAAATTGGACTTGTTAATGACTACAATTGGGGTCGGATATTCAATTAGTTCTGCGAGAATTAATATGGGCAAAATTATTTGCCCTGAACTTATGTATTTATAA
- a CDS encoding ketoacyl-ACP synthase III: protein MAFLEIKNVALRGVAACVPAKTIRTENLPIFKNDEAEKFIKTTGIESRRIGGDGVCTSDLCFTAAEKLIKELNWNKSEIDALIFVSNTPDYRSPATSCILQDKLKLPTSCFTFDISAVCAGFIQGLTVISSILSSGTIKKALLLVGDTNSLTSSPEDKSRYPLLGDAGTATAWEYDKKAEKIYSNLLSDGSCYEFVISPDSGFRHFVTPESFIIKENEDGIRRAPIHGIMNGMEVFSFAISECPKAIKSLCEHYNINIHSEVDFYLFHQANMKINSTIGKKLKLEEKKIPSNIQWFGNTSCAAIPLLMVTNIREDISKKPLSLLLCAIGAGFVWSSAYIKTNNIVCPELLEL from the coding sequence ATGGCTTTTTTAGAAATAAAGAATGTTGCACTTAGAGGTGTTGCAGCCTGCGTTCCGGCAAAAACAATTCGAACTGAAAATCTCCCCATTTTCAAAAATGATGAAGCTGAAAAATTCATTAAAACAACAGGGATAGAAAGTAGAAGAATCGGAGGTGATGGAGTTTGTACATCCGATCTTTGTTTTACCGCAGCCGAAAAATTGATTAAAGAGCTTAACTGGAATAAGTCAGAAATTGATGCACTAATATTTGTATCTAATACACCAGATTACAGATCTCCTGCAACCTCCTGCATTCTTCAGGATAAGCTCAAACTTCCAACATCTTGTTTTACTTTCGATATTTCAGCAGTATGTGCCGGATTTATTCAGGGTCTTACGGTAATTTCCAGTATTCTTTCTTCAGGAACAATAAAAAAGGCATTGCTCCTTGTCGGTGATACAAATTCACTTACCTCTTCACCCGAAGATAAATCAAGATATCCTTTGCTGGGAGATGCCGGAACAGCTACAGCCTGGGAATACGATAAAAAAGCAGAGAAAATATACAGCAATTTATTGTCAGATGGCTCATGTTATGAATTTGTTATAAGTCCCGACAGCGGTTTTCGTCATTTTGTTACACCCGAATCATTTATTATTAAAGAAAATGAAGATGGCATCAGACGTGCCCCAATACATGGAATCATGAATGGTATGGAAGTATTTTCTTTTGCTATTTCAGAATGTCCAAAGGCAATTAAATCACTTTGCGAACATTACAATATTAATATTCATTCAGAAGTTGACTTTTATTTATTTCATCAGGCTAATATGAAAATAAATTCAACAATAGGAAAAAAATTGAAACTCGAAGAAAAAAAAATACCCTCTAATATTCAATGGTTTGGAAACACAAGTTGTGCAGCTATTCCCTTATTGATGGTAACAAATATCAGAGAAGATATCAGTAAGAAACCTCTTTCACTTCTATTGTGCGCCATAGGAGCCGGCTTTGTTTGGTCAAGTGCATATATTAAAACAAACAATATCGTTTGTCCCGAATTATTAGAGTTATAA
- a CDS encoding SDR family oxidoreductase: MFNPFSLNGKIILVTGASSGIGESIAIESSKMGADIIITGRNAERLNATFSQLSGINNAQIISDLTKSEDIDSLIGQLPPLDGLVLNAGILKTMPVKNVTNSAISEVFNTNIISSIQLVQKLLKIKKIKKNASIVFISSISSFSVKIGNSLYSATKGAINSFMKVLALELAPQKITVNSIQPGFIKTRALSSGIITDEQLEEHFKIYPLGIGKPSDIAYACIYLLSDAAEWVTGSIFTIDGGVTTNGGH; encoded by the coding sequence ATGTTTAATCCTTTTTCGCTAAACGGTAAAATAATTCTTGTTACCGGTGCTTCTTCTGGTATAGGAGAAAGCATAGCTATTGAAAGCTCTAAAATGGGTGCGGATATTATTATAACCGGACGAAATGCCGAAAGGTTAAATGCAACTTTTAGCCAATTGTCAGGTATAAATAATGCTCAGATAATTAGTGATTTAACAAAATCAGAAGATATTGATTCATTAATCGGACAATTACCACCTTTGGATGGACTTGTATTAAATGCAGGTATTTTGAAAACAATGCCTGTTAAAAACGTTACAAATTCAGCAATTTCTGAAGTTTTTAATACTAACATAATTTCATCAATTCAATTAGTACAAAAACTCTTGAAAATCAAAAAAATCAAAAAAAACGCCTCAATTGTTTTTATTTCATCAATATCTTCTTTTAGTGTAAAAATTGGGAACTCTTTATACTCTGCTACTAAAGGAGCTATCAACTCTTTTATGAAAGTTTTAGCTCTTGAATTAGCTCCTCAAAAAATAACTGTAAATAGCATTCAACCAGGATTTATAAAAACTCGAGCTTTGAGTAGTGGTATTATTACAGATGAACAACTTGAAGAACATTTTAAAATTTATCCCCTCGGAATTGGAAAACCCTCTGATATAGCTTATGCTTGCATTTATCTTTTATCGGATGCCGCAGAATGGGTTACCGGCAGTATTTTTACAATTGATGGTGGGGTTACAACTAATGGTGGACATTAA
- a CDS encoding NeuD/PglB/VioB family sugar acetyltransferase has translation MKNLIIIGAGNFAKIVYEYALLSPDYNSKWNIKGFLDPNIDSMKNELNYPNVISTVDDYQVQKDDLFICSFVNPVDRVKSIETISGKGGKFISLIHFTANINRTSVLGEGAFIGAFTTLSVNTQIGNHVIIQDHCNIGHDSSVGDYSHLYVGNIICGKNEVGNQVSIFTGSTIYPKIKIGDNSTVGAGSVVMRSVKKDMTVIGNPAKILE, from the coding sequence ATGAAAAATTTAATAATAATCGGAGCTGGCAATTTTGCAAAAATCGTTTACGAATACGCATTACTTTCACCAGACTACAATTCAAAATGGAATATAAAAGGATTTCTTGACCCTAATATTGATTCCATGAAAAATGAATTAAATTATCCCAATGTAATTTCAACGGTTGATGATTATCAAGTACAAAAAGACGACCTCTTTATTTGTTCATTTGTTAATCCTGTTGATAGGGTAAAAAGTATTGAAACAATTTCCGGTAAAGGAGGAAAATTTATCAGTTTAATACATTTCACAGCCAATATAAACAGAACATCAGTTCTGGGTGAAGGTGCGTTTATCGGAGCTTTTACAACGCTATCTGTTAATACTCAAATAGGAAATCATGTTATTATTCAAGATCATTGTAATATTGGACATGATTCAAGTGTAGGAGACTATTCTCATTTGTATGTTGGTAATATTATTTGTGGAAAGAATGAAGTCGGAAATCAGGTATCAATTTTCACAGGTTCTACCATTTATCCAAAAATAAAAATCGGTGATAATTCTACTGTCGGTGCAGGAAGTGTAGTGATGAGAAGCGTTAAAAAAGATATGACTGTAATTGGTAATCCAGCAAAGATATTGGAATAA
- the fabD gene encoding ACP S-malonyltransferase codes for MKAFIFPGQGCQKEGMGRDLYDHFLKAKEMFEYANELLGRRISDVMFFGNELDLMETKNTQPSVFLYEVILALTQKEIIPDVVAGHSLGEFAALVVNGTLSFEDGLNLVLNRALIAQKVCEKFDTAMGAVIGFTDEYITRRIKEISEETGEPIYFANYNGPGQVVITGSKKGIRTACKAFKNEGAKKAIPLAISGSFHSPYMEEARIELGEIIKNTNFSKPKCPIYQCVDAKPHTEPLEIKNNLIEHITHPVLWTLMLQNMEADCVKEFYEVGTDDTLQKIVARMCPDKIVTSLLNISTYSSKINNYSL; via the coding sequence ATGAAAGCATTTATTTTTCCAGGACAAGGTTGCCAAAAAGAAGGTATGGGTAGAGACTTATACGACCATTTTCTAAAGGCAAAAGAAATGTTCGAATATGCTAACGAACTACTTGGAAGGCGAATTTCTGATGTAATGTTTTTTGGCAATGAATTAGATTTAATGGAAACAAAAAACACACAGCCATCTGTATTTTTATATGAAGTTATTCTGGCTTTAACACAAAAAGAAATCATTCCGGATGTTGTCGCAGGACATTCTTTAGGTGAATTTGCTGCACTTGTAGTAAATGGAACTCTTAGTTTTGAAGATGGTCTTAATTTAGTTTTGAATCGTGCTTTAATCGCACAAAAAGTTTGTGAAAAATTTGATACTGCTATGGGTGCAGTAATTGGCTTTACTGATGAATACATTACACGTCGTATCAAAGAAATTTCTGAAGAAACAGGTGAACCTATTTACTTTGCTAATTATAACGGACCAGGACAAGTAGTAATAACCGGTTCTAAAAAAGGGATTAGAACAGCCTGTAAAGCATTCAAAAATGAAGGTGCAAAAAAGGCAATACCTCTTGCTATAAGCGGATCATTTCATTCTCCTTACATGGAAGAAGCAAGAATTGAATTAGGAGAAATAATAAAAAATACAAACTTCAGTAAACCCAAATGCCCAATTTATCAATGCGTTGATGCAAAGCCTCATACTGAACCTTTAGAAATCAAAAACAACCTTATTGAACATATCACTCACCCCGTTTTGTGGACATTGATGCTCCAAAATATGGAGGCAGATTGTGTTAAGGAATTCTACGAAGTTGGTACTGACGATACACTCCAGAAAATAGTAGCACGCATGTGTCCTGACAAAATAGTAACTTCTCTTTTGAACATCTCTACATATAGTAGTAAAATCAACAATTATTCACTTTAA